One genomic segment of Deltaproteobacteria bacterium includes these proteins:
- the queC gene encoding 7-cyano-7-deazaguanine synthase QueC encodes MTITPKPKGVVLASGGMDSLVLAAFATRESDVALLHVNYGQPTERKELACFRAIADHLQVKDRLVADIGYLKDIGGSALTDPSIAIPAADLERPGVPVTYVPFRNAHFICIAVSWAEVIGAKSVYVGAVMADSSGYPDCRPEFYESMNETVRRGTKDGSGIVVRAPFVHLRKKDLVLMGKSMGVPFEHSWSCYRGGEKACGRCDSCALRLRAFAEAGVPDPILYEARPPC; translated from the coding sequence ATGACCATAACTCCGAAGCCGAAAGGTGTTGTGCTCGCAAGCGGCGGGATGGACAGCCTTGTGCTGGCGGCCTTCGCCACCCGGGAAAGCGACGTCGCCCTGCTTCACGTCAATTACGGCCAGCCCACCGAGCGGAAAGAGCTTGCCTGCTTCCGGGCGATCGCGGACCACTTGCAGGTGAAGGACCGGCTGGTCGCCGACATCGGCTATCTTAAGGATATCGGTGGAAGCGCACTGACCGATCCTTCCATCGCGATCCCGGCGGCGGACCTGGAGCGTCCGGGAGTGCCCGTCACCTACGTGCCGTTTCGCAACGCTCATTTCATCTGCATCGCCGTGTCATGGGCAGAGGTGATCGGGGCGAAAAGCGTCTACGTCGGCGCGGTGATGGCCGACTCCTCCGGCTACCCGGACTGCAGGCCCGAGTTCTACGAATCGATGAACGAGACCGTCCGCCGGGGAACGAAAGATGGAAGTGGAATCGTGGTCCGTGCCCCCTTCGTTCACCTCAGGAAAAAGGACCTCGTATTGATGGGAAAATCCATGGGAGTGCCGTTCGAGCACTCCTGGTCGTGCTACCGTGGAGGAGAGAAGGCCTGCGGCAGGTGCGATTCCTGCGCCCTTCGCCTTCGCGCCTTCGCGGAGGCGGGCGTGCCCGATCCGATCCTTTACGAGGCCCGGCCGCCTTGCTGA
- a CDS encoding cation transporter — protein sequence MTESYANRERDRKRIGAALFSLCSAIVLAAAKFVFGIISGSLGVLSSAFDSLADVFMSAVNFLSIRKSAEPPDKSHPYGHGKVETLATLFQGLVIAGTGIWVVYEGIQRLIRKRVPESAEAGILVMAAALAASWIISRRIRKAGEETGSTALVADSLHFATDVYTNGGILASLVVFRFTGWTWLDPGVALIVGAYILYAAGGLLVSAVHDLMDKGLPEETVELVRRIINEHRPLLVDFHDLRTRRAGSEKHVDFHVVVCREYKLDDAHKVADHLEKEVRLALGNVHVVTHVDPCDIECPGMERCERVLTRIRDLKDPADEKRAGVSGTVL from the coding sequence ATGACGGAATCGTACGCAAATAGGGAACGAGACCGGAAACGGATCGGTGCGGCGCTGTTTTCCCTGTGCAGCGCTATTGTGCTTGCGGCCGCCAAATTCGTCTTCGGGATAATTTCCGGATCCCTCGGGGTCCTTTCCTCGGCTTTCGACAGCCTTGCCGACGTTTTCATGTCCGCAGTCAACTTCCTCTCGATACGTAAATCCGCGGAGCCGCCCGACAAGTCGCACCCATACGGGCACGGCAAGGTGGAAACGCTGGCTACGCTGTTCCAGGGGCTGGTCATCGCAGGCACCGGAATCTGGGTAGTATACGAAGGGATCCAGCGCCTTATCCGCAAGAGGGTGCCCGAGTCGGCGGAAGCGGGGATCCTGGTCATGGCGGCGGCGCTTGCGGCATCGTGGATAATCTCGCGGCGGATACGTAAAGCGGGAGAAGAGACCGGCTCCACGGCGCTGGTCGCCGATTCCCTGCATTTCGCCACGGACGTCTACACCAACGGCGGTATCCTGGCATCGCTCGTGGTGTTCCGGTTCACGGGGTGGACCTGGCTGGACCCGGGGGTCGCGCTGATCGTCGGGGCCTATATCCTCTACGCCGCCGGGGGACTGCTCGTTTCGGCAGTACACGACCTCATGGACAAGGGCCTGCCCGAGGAGACGGTCGAGTTGGTGCGCAGGATCATAAACGAGCACCGCCCCTTGCTCGTCGATTTCCACGACTTGCGGACCAGGCGCGCGGGTTCGGAAAAGCACGTCGATTTCCACGTCGTCGTCTGCCGGGAGTACAAGCTGGACGACGCCCACAAGGTGGCGGACCACCTGGAAAAGGAAGTCCGGCTTGCGTTGGGAAACGTGCACGTCGTGACCCACGTCGATCCCTGCGACATCGAATGCCCGGGCATGGAACGCTGCGAGCGCGTCCTGACACGAATCCGCGACCTCAAGGACCCGGCGGACGAGAAGCGGGCGGGCGTTTCCGGCACCGTGCTATAA
- the glnE gene encoding bifunctional [glutamate--ammonia ligase]-adenylyl-L-tyrosine phosphorylase/[glutamate--ammonia-ligase] adenylyltransferase: MNRTPASAPSLIDRLLSLGVENTARALPLVEEIRKRLSWGEPDLAPLWKGAEAAPDPLGFFLGLSKLADTAPTDDLAGVISRPEKLRALGALLGGSEFLSDQIARRREIFSFLFLEDGFMRRADAAELMEEAVSAARSCSTEKEIKAALRRMKLREVARIATRDLSGLSPLAEVTEDLSSLAAAALSGAIGFARRTLTDRYGAPLVEGADGRECGFVVMGMGKLGGVELNFSSDIDLLYLYETDHGMTGGGAEGKTVTLHQYFVRLSEMVTRIVSEVTEDGFVFRVDLRLRPEGTKGDLANSLRSAEIYYESWGQAWERAALIKARPVAGDLAVGEEFLRIVTPFVYRKYLDFTSIEEIKEMKDRIDLAAARSRKGGRDLKLGVGGIREIEFFAQAHQLIYGGKAQALRMRGTMQALEALARLGIVPKEELSVLSEAYGFLRTLEHRIQVFQERQTHTLPQREEDLSRLARSMGMEGGESLLQALESHTENVRASYGRLFRGAPEEASDEIPADVQSLFLSESGEEETAARMKALGFADPVAAARNLATLRDGPPFVRLPSRARRYLGKITPAILARAIRTHDRDMALAHAERFLAAIGARTMFYALLFENPKVVDALVRLFGSSPYLSGYLLRHPELLDTFLKQDLNVLGKSKSDLRREAGEALAACNDFEQEMDELRRFRNLETLRIGTHDLSGSLSLEEGMYQLSALAEVLLANTFFIARREVSRRFGIPVTDRGGEEAKFCVLGLGKLGSEELSYHSDLDIIFVYSGEGETVPPPGADPSGYRKLTNHEYFAKIAQRMISILTTVTREGYVYKLDTRLRPSGNAGPLVSSMTAFEKYHERSAQLWERQALLKCRFVAGDRDFGKKVEAKVAGFIYCKPLPADAAMEIHRLRTRMEVELGKERTDRLNLKVGKGGVVDVEFAVQYLQLQYGAGSTALRARSTLKALYELMRAGRIEVPDYQELDGGYRFLRALEVRLRLSQDASIEQFDPAALGPELLERYREETGRIRKVYLKILGLRD, encoded by the coding sequence GTGAACCGCACCCCCGCGTCCGCCCCCTCCCTGATCGACCGGCTGCTTTCGCTCGGCGTGGAGAACACCGCCCGGGCCCTGCCGCTTGTGGAGGAAATCCGGAAGCGGCTTTCTTGGGGGGAACCCGACCTTGCGCCGCTTTGGAAGGGGGCTGAGGCCGCCCCCGATCCATTGGGATTTTTTCTCGGCCTTTCAAAGCTTGCCGACACCGCCCCCACGGATGATCTCGCGGGCGTTATCTCGCGGCCGGAAAAGCTACGTGCGCTGGGGGCCCTCCTCGGCGGATCCGAATTTCTCTCCGACCAGATCGCAAGACGAAGGGAGATCTTTTCCTTCCTTTTCCTCGAGGACGGATTCATGCGCCGGGCGGATGCGGCGGAGCTCATGGAGGAAGCGGTTTCCGCCGCACGGAGTTGCTCGACGGAAAAGGAAATCAAGGCCGCCTTGCGGCGCATGAAGCTGCGCGAGGTCGCGCGGATCGCCACGCGCGACCTTTCGGGGTTGTCTCCTCTCGCCGAGGTGACGGAGGATCTCTCCTCCCTGGCCGCTGCGGCGCTTTCGGGAGCGATCGGTTTCGCCAGGCGCACTCTCACCGACAGGTACGGCGCTCCGCTTGTGGAGGGTGCGGACGGGCGCGAGTGCGGGTTCGTCGTCATGGGGATGGGAAAGCTGGGAGGGGTCGAGCTGAATTTCAGCTCCGACATCGACCTGCTCTACCTCTACGAAACCGACCACGGGATGACCGGCGGCGGCGCGGAAGGGAAAACGGTCACCTTGCATCAATACTTCGTCCGCCTTTCGGAAATGGTCACCCGGATCGTTTCAGAGGTCACGGAAGACGGGTTCGTTTTCCGCGTCGACCTGCGGTTGCGGCCCGAAGGGACCAAGGGTGACCTCGCCAACTCGCTCCGCTCCGCCGAGATCTATTACGAGTCCTGGGGGCAGGCGTGGGAGCGCGCGGCCCTGATCAAGGCGCGGCCGGTCGCGGGAGACCTCGCCGTGGGAGAGGAATTTCTGCGGATCGTCACCCCGTTCGTGTACCGGAAATACCTGGACTTCACCTCCATCGAGGAGATCAAGGAGATGAAGGACCGGATCGACCTCGCCGCCGCCCGCTCCCGCAAAGGCGGCAGGGACTTGAAGCTCGGCGTCGGGGGAATCCGGGAGATCGAATTCTTCGCGCAGGCCCACCAGCTCATCTACGGCGGGAAGGCCCAGGCCCTCAGGATGCGCGGAACGATGCAGGCCCTGGAGGCGCTGGCCAGGCTGGGGATCGTCCCGAAAGAGGAGCTGTCCGTCCTTTCGGAGGCATACGGGTTTTTGAGGACGCTCGAACACCGGATACAGGTGTTCCAGGAGCGGCAGACGCACACGCTTCCCCAGCGGGAGGAAGATCTCTCGAGGCTTGCCCGGTCCATGGGTATGGAAGGCGGCGAGTCGCTCCTGCAGGCCCTGGAAAGTCATACGGAGAACGTGCGGGCGAGCTACGGCCGGCTCTTCCGGGGAGCGCCGGAGGAAGCTTCCGACGAGATTCCCGCCGACGTCCAGTCTCTCTTTCTCTCCGAGTCCGGTGAAGAGGAAACCGCGGCCCGGATGAAAGCCCTCGGGTTTGCCGATCCCGTGGCCGCAGCGAGGAACCTGGCGACGCTTCGGGACGGGCCGCCGTTCGTCCGACTCCCCTCCCGCGCCCGCAGATACCTCGGAAAGATCACCCCGGCGATCCTCGCCCGCGCGATACGCACGCACGACCGCGACATGGCGCTCGCGCACGCGGAGCGGTTCCTCGCGGCGATCGGCGCCAGGACGATGTTCTACGCCCTTCTTTTCGAAAATCCGAAGGTGGTCGACGCCCTCGTCCGCCTTTTCGGAAGCAGCCCTTACCTTTCCGGTTACCTGCTGCGCCACCCGGAGCTGCTTGACACTTTCCTGAAGCAGGACCTGAACGTGCTCGGAAAATCGAAGTCCGACCTGCGAAGGGAGGCGGGCGAGGCGCTTGCCGCCTGCAACGATTTCGAGCAGGAGATGGACGAGCTGCGCAGGTTCCGGAATCTGGAGACGCTTCGGATAGGCACGCACGACCTGTCGGGGAGCCTTTCCCTGGAGGAAGGGATGTACCAGCTCTCCGCGCTGGCGGAGGTGCTTCTCGCGAACACGTTTTTCATCGCGCGGCGCGAGGTGTCGCGGCGGTTCGGCATTCCCGTGACCGACAGGGGCGGGGAGGAGGCGAAATTCTGCGTGCTGGGGCTGGGGAAACTGGGATCCGAGGAGCTTTCGTACCACAGCGACCTGGACATCATTTTCGTCTATTCCGGGGAAGGCGAGACAGTGCCTCCGCCCGGCGCGGACCCCTCGGGATACCGCAAGTTGACCAACCACGAATACTTCGCGAAGATCGCCCAGCGGATGATCTCCATTCTTACCACGGTGACCCGCGAGGGATACGTCTACAAGCTGGATACCCGGCTGCGTCCCTCGGGCAACGCCGGCCCGCTCGTATCCTCCATGACCGCCTTCGAGAAGTACCACGAACGGTCCGCACAGCTATGGGAGCGCCAGGCGCTGCTCAAATGCCGGTTCGTCGCCGGGGACCGGGATTTCGGGAAGAAAGTCGAGGCAAAGGTGGCCGGGTTCATCTACTGCAAGCCGCTGCCCGCCGACGCGGCGATGGAAATCCACAGGCTGCGGACGCGGATGGAGGTGGAGCTGGGCAAGGAGCGCACCGACCGGTTGAACCTCAAGGTCGGGAAGGGGGGCGTGGTGGACGTGGAGTTTGCCGTGCAGTACCTGCAGCTCCAGTATGGAGCCGGAAGCACCGCCCTTCGCGCCCGGTCCACGTTGAAGGCGCTCTACGAGCTTATGCGGGCAGGAAGGATAGAGGTCCCGGACTACCAGGAGCTCGACGGGGGGTATCGCTTCCTGCGCGCGCTGGAGGTTCGGCTGCGGCTTTCCCAGGACGCGTCGATAGAGCAGTTCGATCCGGCGGCCCTTGGCCCGGAATTGCTGGAGCGCTACAGGGAAGAAACCGGACGGATAAGAAAGGTTTACCTGAAGATTCTCGGGCTGCGCGATTAG
- a CDS encoding cysteine hydrolase, translated as MVPDGRALLVIDMLEDFVRPGAPLEVPRTRDILPALRRRIARARKEGELVVYVCDSHGRRDPEFARMGWPPHAISGTPGAAVAAQISPEPGDVVVEKKTYSGFHRTSLASVLRRRRIRHISLSGCVTNICVLYTAADAAMRGFDVSVDESLVAGLDRKTHAFALEQMEKILGVRVTRKKG; from the coding sequence ATGGTACCCGACGGCCGCGCGCTTCTCGTCATAGACATGCTGGAGGATTTCGTGAGGCCCGGAGCGCCGCTTGAAGTGCCCCGGACGCGGGACATCCTTCCCGCGTTGCGCCGCCGCATCGCGCGGGCGAGGAAAGAGGGGGAGCTGGTCGTGTACGTGTGCGATTCCCACGGCAGGCGCGATCCCGAGTTCGCGCGGATGGGGTGGCCCCCTCATGCGATCTCTGGGACTCCCGGAGCGGCCGTGGCCGCGCAGATCTCTCCGGAACCGGGGGATGTGGTCGTAGAGAAGAAGACGTACTCGGGCTTTCATCGCACGTCGCTTGCGTCCGTCCTGCGCCGCCGCCGCATCCGGCACATTTCGCTTTCCGGCTGCGTAACCAACATCTGCGTCCTGTACACGGCCGCGGACGCCGCCATGCGCGGCTTCGACGTTTCCGTCGACGAGTCGCTCGTGGCAGGGCTCGACCGGAAGACGCACGCCTTCGCGCTCGAACAGATGGAAAAAATCCTTGGAGTCCGGGTGACCCGAAAAAAGGGATGA
- the mtnA gene encoding S-methyl-5-thioribose-1-phosphate isomerase, producing the protein MSFLTIEWTGDALLLLDQRVLPMKETMRRYTDAEGVAEAIRTMVVRGAPAIGVTAAFGLVLAVRKAARRGRPWRETFHAAAEMLGATRPTAVNLFWAIERMHRAAASLPEDSGAASTFLEREAIAVYEEDVAANRAMGAHGARLLPGKCSVLTHCNAGALATAGYGTALGVIRAATTAGKKIHVYVDETRPFLQGARLTAWELMKDDIPCTLVTDNMAAKLFGDGKIQAAIVGADRIARNGDVANKIGTYGVAVLCRVHRVPFYVAAPCSTIDVGIRSGKDIPIEERNGREVTHVMEHPVAPPGVPVYNPAFDVTPARYVSAIVTEKGVLKAPLSRDIRALFR; encoded by the coding sequence TTGTCCTTCCTGACGATCGAGTGGACGGGGGATGCCCTGCTCCTGCTGGACCAGCGCGTGCTTCCCATGAAAGAAACGATGCGCCGCTACACCGACGCCGAGGGCGTCGCCGAGGCGATACGCACGATGGTGGTCCGGGGAGCGCCGGCGATCGGCGTGACCGCCGCCTTCGGTCTCGTCCTTGCGGTCCGGAAGGCGGCCCGAAGAGGGCGGCCGTGGCGGGAGACGTTCCACGCAGCCGCCGAGATGCTTGGAGCCACGAGGCCCACCGCGGTGAACCTTTTCTGGGCGATAGAACGGATGCACAGGGCGGCGGCATCCCTCCCGGAAGATTCCGGGGCGGCGTCGACCTTCCTCGAGCGGGAGGCAATCGCCGTCTACGAGGAAGACGTGGCGGCCAACCGGGCCATGGGGGCGCACGGGGCCAGGCTTCTGCCGGGAAAATGCTCCGTGCTGACGCATTGCAACGCAGGGGCGCTTGCGACCGCCGGCTACGGAACTGCGCTGGGCGTTATCCGCGCGGCGACGACTGCGGGGAAGAAGATACACGTCTACGTCGACGAAACGCGGCCCTTCCTGCAGGGGGCGAGGCTTACGGCGTGGGAGCTGATGAAGGACGATATTCCCTGCACGCTCGTGACCGACAACATGGCGGCGAAGCTGTTCGGCGACGGAAAGATCCAGGCGGCGATCGTGGGAGCCGACCGGATAGCGCGGAACGGCGACGTGGCCAACAAGATCGGCACTTACGGGGTTGCGGTCCTTTGCCGCGTCCACAGGGTCCCCTTCTACGTGGCGGCTCCCTGCTCCACCATCGACGTGGGCATTCGCTCGGGTAAGGATATCCCCATCGAGGAGCGCAACGGCCGGGAGGTGACCCACGTGATGGAACATCCCGTCGCGCCTCCGGGCGTGCCCGTCTACAACCCGGCCTTCGACGTCACCCCTGCGCGCTACGTTTCCGCCATCGTCACGGAAAAGGGGGTGCTGAAAGCTCCCCTTTCCCGCGATATCCGGGCGCTCTTCCGGTGA
- a CDS encoding AsmA family protein — protein MRKAAIAAAIVFIAAAVLVLVLPRVISLEPFKPRIAALLEEKTGRKASFSKVTLSLFPGIGLKIEGLTISGDPGHTAENLLSVPEAEARVALAKLLAGRVEFGRLIFRRPEVVFRKYKDGTHSLTRIAERMSGKDGAAPQTAKEPVSVTIRTVSIEEAKLHLFLEDTDGKETRWDIEPFTFRLDGIGGKRNEFMIETRIAGVLRGEIRAAGSMTREEAASAGLPRYRLAADGKIFGQQMSAEGTIPDPPGSGAADVTVVFPKIEMAKIPGMFAAVPEALAKASPEGLASLKVDISGDVQAAEFKAEADLTRTGWTVLPGLRKFMDMPCTVTAQGRRFPDRFVVSNAELKFPPLSATGEASYSPSTGRREWAASARIASLSEFARSRGNMLGKWSPSGQLTASGKGYRPAASARETWNVSLDLGNVAARFPEDRIDLGDVDGHVEISSGKIEFQPLAGLFNGQRFSLKGSVSLGPAPAGQASLYMPYLDPDKLFPPDESGDRAKPAKRDTDAGKAPVGTEISARGSVRIDAGKIKGLEFRNLSGTGRYERGTLTVDEMTARMYGGDADISGRIRLKPQDRDFRVRVAAKNLQINEVLSRTTSLKDFIAGAGSLSADLGGSSRDFAEFSRTAGGSGSFRVTGGKIRGVDLLASATGLAGLGGVYSPKGGPGEGKSKETSFSDLAADFRIEGGKIRTESLKISSGKFSLEGKAAVGFDRSFDFRGMLFLPKELLQSARAAKGKFLVGPSGRVEIPLSMSGSVTAPGMAIDAETLAKGIAKRAIRKLLDGNGDAEPPAPPGTESGKPPERPAPEKKLKDLLERFLPGKK, from the coding sequence ATGCGGAAAGCGGCAATCGCAGCCGCGATAGTTTTTATCGCAGCGGCCGTCCTGGTCCTTGTCCTTCCTCGTGTGATCTCCCTCGAGCCGTTCAAGCCCCGCATCGCGGCGCTTCTGGAAGAAAAGACGGGCCGAAAGGCCTCCTTCTCGAAAGTTACCCTGTCGCTTTTCCCCGGCATAGGTCTGAAGATCGAGGGGCTTACGATTTCCGGAGATCCCGGGCACACTGCGGAGAACCTGCTTTCCGTGCCCGAGGCGGAGGCCCGCGTGGCCTTGGCAAAGCTTCTCGCGGGACGAGTGGAGTTCGGAAGGCTCATCTTCCGCCGTCCCGAAGTCGTATTCCGTAAATACAAGGACGGCACCCATTCGCTGACGCGGATCGCGGAGCGCATGTCGGGAAAGGATGGGGCCGCGCCGCAAACCGCAAAGGAACCCGTATCGGTCACGATCCGTACCGTTTCCATCGAAGAAGCGAAGCTGCACCTGTTCCTGGAGGATACGGACGGTAAGGAGACCCGATGGGACATCGAGCCGTTCACATTCCGGTTAGACGGGATCGGCGGAAAGCGGAACGAGTTCATGATCGAGACCCGGATCGCCGGGGTGTTGCGAGGGGAAATACGGGCGGCAGGAAGCATGACCCGCGAGGAGGCGGCGTCCGCCGGACTGCCGCGGTACCGTCTCGCAGCGGATGGGAAGATATTCGGGCAGCAGATGAGCGCGGAGGGAACGATCCCCGATCCGCCGGGGTCCGGCGCTGCGGACGTGACCGTCGTCTTTCCGAAGATCGAGATGGCGAAGATCCCCGGAATGTTCGCCGCCGTTCCGGAAGCGCTGGCGAAGGCCTCTCCCGAAGGGCTTGCATCGCTCAAGGTCGATATCTCGGGCGACGTTCAGGCTGCGGAATTCAAGGCGGAGGCCGATCTCACAAGGACGGGATGGACGGTGCTCCCGGGCCTGCGCAAGTTTATGGATATGCCATGCACGGTAACGGCTCAGGGGCGCCGCTTTCCGGACCGTTTCGTCGTGTCGAATGCGGAATTGAAATTTCCTCCGCTGAGCGCAACCGGGGAAGCCTCGTATTCCCCCTCCACGGGAAGGCGGGAATGGGCCGCCTCGGCCCGCATCGCGTCCCTTTCGGAGTTCGCAAGGAGCCGCGGCAACATGTTGGGAAAATGGTCGCCGTCGGGGCAGTTGACCGCCTCCGGAAAGGGGTATCGTCCCGCGGCGTCGGCCAGGGAAACATGGAACGTTTCGCTCGACCTTGGGAACGTAGCCGCCCGTTTCCCGGAGGACAGGATCGACCTTGGCGACGTGGACGGCCACGTGGAGATTTCTTCCGGAAAAATCGAATTCCAGCCGCTCGCGGGGCTGTTCAACGGCCAGCGCTTTTCCCTCAAGGGATCGGTTTCCCTCGGACCCGCTCCGGCGGGACAGGCAAGCCTTTACATGCCTTACCTCGATCCGGATAAATTGTTCCCGCCCGATGAAAGCGGAGACCGGGCGAAACCGGCGAAGCGGGATACGGACGCAGGAAAAGCGCCGGTGGGAACGGAGATCTCCGCGCGCGGGAGCGTGCGCATAGACGCGGGGAAGATCAAGGGGCTGGAGTTCAGGAACCTTTCGGGGACGGGGCGATACGAGCGGGGAACGCTGACGGTCGATGAAATGACCGCGCGGATGTACGGAGGCGATGCCGATATATCCGGCCGGATAAGGCTCAAGCCGCAGGATCGTGATTTCCGGGTCAGGGTGGCGGCGAAAAATCTTCAGATCAACGAAGTGCTGTCGAGGACGACCAGCCTTAAGGATTTCATCGCGGGCGCGGGGTCGCTTTCGGCGGATCTCGGCGGCAGTTCCCGGGATTTCGCCGAATTCAGCCGGACGGCAGGCGGTTCGGGGTCCTTCCGGGTCACCGGTGGTAAAATCAGGGGGGTGGATCTCCTGGCGTCCGCGACGGGACTGGCCGGGCTTGGCGGGGTCTATTCGCCGAAGGGGGGCCCGGGCGAGGGGAAATCGAAGGAGACATCATTCTCGGATCTCGCCGCCGATTTCAGGATCGAGGGGGGGAAGATCCGAACGGAGTCCTTGAAAATCTCATCGGGGAAGTTCAGCCTCGAAGGGAAGGCCGCGGTCGGATTCGACCGTTCATTCGATTTCCGGGGAATGCTTTTTTTGCCGAAGGAGCTTTTGCAGTCCGCCCGCGCAGCGAAGGGGAAATTTCTGGTCGGTCCGTCCGGGCGCGTAGAGATACCGCTGTCGATGTCGGGATCCGTCACCGCTCCCGGAATGGCGATCGACGCCGAGACGCTCGCGAAGGGGATCGCGAAAAGGGCGATCAGGAAACTGCTGGACGGGAACGGGGACGCGGAACCACCGGCTCCACCGGGGACGGAAAGCGGGAAACCGCCGGAACGGCCTGCGCCGGAAAAGAAACTCAAGGACCTGCTCGAAAGGTTCCTGCCCGGGAAGAAATAG
- a CDS encoding radical SAM protein, which translates to MLLVTEIFASIQGETSYVGLPFSFVRLTGCNLRCRFCDTTYAYDGGEEFSLGEVVSRVELFGIQRVTVTGGEPLLQPEAFQLVKAFLDRGFTVLVETNGTVPLATLDPRAVKVMDVKCPGSGEDRKMLWENFSALTPRDEVKFVIASEEDYRYAKEIMGRYCAKGPFSVLLSPAFGFLAPEKLAGWMVGDGLSARFQLQLHKLVWGPGAKGV; encoded by the coding sequence ATGCTGCTCGTGACCGAGATATTCGCCAGCATTCAGGGGGAAACCTCCTACGTGGGCCTCCCCTTCTCTTTCGTCCGGCTGACGGGCTGCAACCTCCGGTGCCGCTTCTGCGACACCACCTATGCGTACGATGGCGGGGAAGAGTTCTCCCTCGGAGAAGTTGTATCACGGGTGGAGCTTTTCGGCATTCAGAGGGTCACGGTAACCGGGGGGGAACCGCTCCTGCAGCCGGAAGCGTTCCAACTCGTCAAGGCATTCCTCGACCGGGGGTTCACGGTCCTTGTGGAGACCAACGGCACCGTCCCCCTTGCCACGCTCGATCCACGGGCGGTCAAGGTCATGGACGTCAAGTGCCCCGGATCCGGCGAGGACCGTAAGATGCTGTGGGAAAATTTCTCGGCGCTTACCCCCCGGGATGAAGTCAAATTCGTCATCGCCTCCGAAGAGGACTACCGGTACGCCAAGGAAATCATGGGGCGATACTGTGCGAAGGGCCCCTTCTCCGTGCTGCTGTCCCCCGCTTTCGGATTTCTCGCCCCCGAAAAGCTCGCCGGCTGGATGGTGGGCGACGGGCTCTCGGCGCGGTTCCAGCTCCAGCTCCACAAGCTGGTGTGGGGCCCGGGAGCGAAGGGAGTATGA
- a CDS encoding nicotinate phosphoribosyltransferase, with the protein MNPIPGWEEIRRGDTTDVYFRRTMEVLRKLGKDRTVVKAEAIVKKMPAGYDYGILSGIDEMLSLLAGRDTGLRAMEEGTLFLPWEPVFSIEGPYGEFCEMETAMLGVLCQSSGIATKASRIKHLCGDRMVLSFGARRMHPALSTVIDRNAFIGGADTVSVVRSAEFLGENAVGTMPHALIMVLGDTVEAMRAFDETVNPAVPRICLIDTLQDEKFEALRVAEALGERLFGIRLDTPSSRRGDFRRIVEEVRWELDLRGFSRVKIFASGGIGEEEVRELAGVVDGFGVGTALSNAATLDFALDIVEVEGVPFAKRGKHSGGKQVAICPSCFSRKVLPEGIGQQRCPCGDAMEPLLRPVMREGKTLASPRPPREIRDRVLAQVSRFRSMKERN; encoded by the coding sequence ATGAACCCGATCCCCGGCTGGGAGGAGATTCGGCGGGGGGATACGACCGACGTCTATTTCCGCAGGACGATGGAGGTCCTGAGAAAGCTCGGCAAGGACCGGACCGTGGTGAAAGCGGAGGCCATCGTCAAGAAGATGCCCGCGGGATACGATTACGGAATCCTCTCCGGCATAGACGAGATGCTGTCCCTCCTCGCCGGGCGCGACACGGGCCTGCGGGCGATGGAGGAGGGAACGCTGTTCCTGCCGTGGGAACCGGTTTTCTCGATCGAGGGGCCTTACGGGGAGTTCTGCGAAATGGAAACCGCGATGCTGGGCGTCCTCTGCCAGTCCTCCGGGATCGCAACCAAGGCTTCCCGCATCAAGCATCTGTGCGGCGACAGGATGGTGTTGAGCTTCGGCGCGCGCAGGATGCACCCCGCACTCTCGACGGTCATCGATCGGAACGCATTCATCGGCGGAGCGGACACCGTGTCGGTGGTCCGCAGCGCGGAGTTTCTCGGGGAAAACGCAGTCGGCACGATGCCACACGCCTTGATTATGGTTCTGGGCGACACCGTCGAAGCGATGCGCGCATTCGACGAAACCGTGAACCCGGCGGTCCCGCGGATCTGCCTCATCGACACGCTGCAGGACGAGAAGTTCGAGGCCCTGCGGGTCGCCGAAGCGCTGGGGGAGCGGCTTTTCGGAATACGGCTCGACACGCCCTCCTCCCGGCGCGGCGATTTCCGCAGGATCGTCGAGGAGGTCCGCTGGGAGCTCGACCTGCGGGGCTTCTCCCGCGTTAAGATCTTCGCATCGGGCGGCATCGGGGAAGAGGAGGTGCGCGAGCTGGCCGGCGTCGTCGACGGGTTCGGCGTCGGGACCGCGCTCTCCAACGCGGCGACACTCGATTTCGCGCTGGACATCGTGGAGGTGGAGGGCGTACCGTTCGCCAAGCGGGGAAAGCATTCCGGGGGCAAACAGGTGGCGATCTGCCCCTCCTGTTTTTCGCGGAAGGTGCTTCCGGAAGGCATCGGGCAGCAGCGGTGCCCCTGCGGGGATGCGATGGAGCCCCTCCTCCGGCCTGTCATGCGGGAGGGGAAGACGCTTGCTTCCCCCCGGCCGCCCCGCGAAATCCGGGATCGGGTCCTTGCCCAGGTGTCGCGGTTCCGTTCCATGAAAGAGAGGAATTGA